A single window of Gossypium hirsutum isolate 1008001.06 chromosome A10, Gossypium_hirsutum_v2.1, whole genome shotgun sequence DNA harbors:
- the LOC107896228 gene encoding aminoacyl tRNA synthase complex-interacting multifunctional protein 1: MVAATVGLRGLSLCTLSLPILRSAKIKLPIHSFPTSRSLKPLFSPFNPTILRGFPSFCASPDVNVEATATAPPATEAENSQSADDIKNAANLLDIRVGRIIKAWRHEEADSLYVEEVDVGEPEPRIICSGLVKYMPLDLLQDAKVVVLANLKPRNMRGVKSCGMLMAASDASHETVELLMPPDGTIPGERIWFGTEDDKDSQPEPATPNQVQKKKIWESVQPHLKTDASCTAMLGEYLMQTSAGVVVCKSLKNANIS; the protein is encoded by the exons ATGGTGGCGGCGACAGTTGGCCTGAGAGGCTTATCTTTATGTACCTTATCGCTTCCCATCCTCCGTAGTGCGAAGATTAAGCTGCCCATTCACTCATTTCCAACGAGTCGAAGCCTAAAACCTCTGTTTTCCCCTTTCAATCCTACCATTCTCAGGGGTTTTCCCTCGTTTTGTGCGTCTCCGGACGTCAACGTGGAGGCCACCGCCACAGCTCCGCCGGCTACGGAGGCGGAAAATTCTCAGTCGGCGGACGATATAAAGAACGCAGCCAACCTCCTCGACATAAGGGTTGGCCGAATAATCAAAGCGTGGAGACATGAAGAAGCCGATTCTCTATACGTGGAAGAAGTGGATGTAGGCGAGCCTGAACCCAGAATCATCTGCAGCGGGCTTGTTAAATACATGCCTTTAGATCTTCTTCAGGATGCGAAAGTGGTTGTTCTTGCTAATCTGAAGCCGAGGAACATGCGAGGTGTGAAGTCTTGTGGAATGCTAATGGCTGCTTCCGATGCGTCGCATGAGACTGTTGAGCTTCTTATGCCCCCCGACGGTACAATTCCTGGCGAGAGAATATGGTTTGGGACTGAAGACGATAAAGATAGCCAACCTGAACCTGCTACACCCAACCAG gttcaaaagaaaaagatttgGGAATCGGTGCAGCCTCATCTTAAAACTGATGCTTCATGTACTGCAATGCTTGGGGAGTACTTGATGCAGACATCTGCAGGTGTAGTGGTCTGCAAGTCTCTGAAGAATGCCAATATTTCCTGA